A window of Salvia splendens isolate huo1 chromosome 8, SspV2, whole genome shotgun sequence genomic DNA:
gatgtctatgcacttttcacaagtaagcacactacttttctttctaccttatctctccgactCTTTTCACTAGATATGAACTAACTTTCTTCAAGAGTGTATGAATATTCCCCTTTATTTAGCTTtcaaagaaaaaggctttaaaggctcaaaatggtTAGCtaggaaaaatattttgagtaaggtcaataatttggatatataaagtagctaagaaggatggcctaacgtcctcttttatcatttaaacacttTGCAGACTTAAGCAGACTATGAGCAAAttctagaaacaaatacatgaatacagataaatcacacaagaaagaaatcTATGGCTCAAGTCTCACAAGGTTTATGCAAgattcaaggcaaacaagcaattcattatttatgcacattttcactaaaccttcaaatcaatgcatcaagtcaactcaaTCAACACAAACATTTAATCGTAGGCAACTCGGTCTGATGTTcctaaacatgagtatttctaaattttctttgttatgctcatgacaagattcaccccgggattattaaaaaaattaacaaaaacaagcaaaaacaactaaactcacggtccaccacttcatccccccaaacttattcaaaattaaattaagaataagtttgtaaAGTCGGTATGGACatgagtaaactaagaaaacacattaaactaaaacaaaaaagataaaaatgataccgatgttgggttgcctcccaacaagcgcttggttaacgtctttagcttgacgttctttgaagcTCAAAAGTTAACCCCCATTCTCGGGATTTCCTTTAGGATGCCTTTTGTACAGGAGCGGAGGGTAATCCATTATTGTGCTCCGTGCTCTCCTCAAATAGCAACCCTTGTAAAAacagataaagagaaaaaaaaatcacaataaaactATACAAGATATTAAactctaaattagtattatcaaccgttctacaatatcagcttaaagcaataatattccccggcaacggcgccaaaaacttgatgcactatttattagcactaaaaatacctgcaagcatacagggtagatctagtatagctaaaggtcagtaccggatatcgaacacagggaataagattgcaactggctatcatatactaagcgtcatatactatttagagacacggagaattttgtttttgtttttataaactagacataaatatgaacaaatataaaaataaaataaaatagacaaagcaggctaaagaatgtagagttttaggatacgactactacgacctagtgatgattgaTCTCACAAAACCTTTACCTATAAGTGTCTCCatgattattaggaaagtcgtgATTCTaagataagccctctctcgagtgcacttatccagtagattagactctaactatcaaagtctccttccaatagattagattctaactccttatggttcctaagactcaagccctcacaaagggtcccctctctcgagtgcagataaacctatgtgttgtactcgttccttttaccacgtaaaactagctatctctcgattaatctagttaacgaacatagttctaaagttggccagacaaaagaacaataaaagcacaagaacaagcaaaataatcacaagagctaggaaaaggttcaattcaatcaatcaaaacatattcataataattttcaccaaacaaatctacaaatgatgtttaactactcatagacaagtagtaaaaacaagaATAATAGCACTAGATATGAAAGAAATCGATagaacccaaggttgaatcttcaatcttcaatcgtttcttgcctggatctgcagagctccgctccaatggaagatggatgagttatgtgtgagagatggagtggaagaatgtgtagagggAGGAGGATTGGGGCTCTGAGATGTGGGAGACGAAAACCCTCGGTctcttttatacccggggcggaaatacAGACGTAAAGCctcgcagaacacatcgcccggtcgggcgattttaagtcgccaaaatgcccggtcgggcaaattttctggagttcgcgactaaaacgcccggtcgggcgttttccccataaaaatcgcccggtcgggcgtttcctctgaaatcctccaaaagcatgatcttcgtcttcgaaagggcttcgcgtgagtatcttgcacgcccccatcggagtccggatgagagagttatggctattatacgaaagtcgcgcattgaagcgcgGATGACTTGAATAATATAGTGggcgattcttccttcaagctcgttttcaagtcattttcacctgttttagctccaaacactcgacaaactcgtcaaaacactaattagtgtatgtgtggataaaaacctaaattaaacaccttaaatcatcaaaatcaccatctcattacccacaacaccatcctaAATTATGAGTTTGTCACTCTCGCATTACCATGTTGTATGCATAATCCAAGGAGAGAAGTGGTTCCATCTTTAAGATTTCCTTCTTGATTGGTTCATACTTACTGTCAATTGCATAGACAAATTGGCAGAGTCTCTGGTCTTGTATAAACTTGTTGTGAATTTCTATGTCCTCTGGACATATCATCGGATTCCACTGCTTTTGATCGATTGAGATCCAAAGTTCCTGTAATATGCTCCATGTCTCCTCTAACGATTTTCTCCCTTGTCGCAGTATGCTTGCTTTGAAGTTGAGATCATATACCTGGATTTTATCCCCTCCGCTTCCATAAGTAACAGCCAATGCGTCCCAAATATGTTTGGCTGTTGGGTGTTGTGATACTAGCCGAGATTCCATATTTTGTGTTAACCATGTGAAAACACAATGGTCAGCCTGTTGCCAATGTGCAAAGGCTGGATCTGTTCGTGGTGGGGGAGCAGGCACTCCGGTCACGTGAGAGACCATTCCCCGACCACTTATCGCCGCCTTCATAAGTACCGACCAAATAGCGTAATTCTCTCCGTTCAGTTTGTCTCCTCCGATGTGGAGTGGCTGTGTGTCTATTCTGTATAACACAGCAGGAGCTACTGGTGGATTGGTTTGGTTTTGGTTcatcgcaaaactattgcgcatGAAATTGGCAAATTGTCGGGCAAATTCGTCCGCCATGGACGGGTTTGAAGTTTCTGATAATATCTTGTCTTCGTCTGACATTTTGATTTACTAGTACATGTACAAAAAAGAATAATGGAAAGGTAAAAAACGGGagggccgagaaaggtatcaagGACGATGATGATACCTTACCTAAGTccaaacccgctctgataccatgttcaATGGTACAGACGACATATTGGGAGAGAAAAGCAGTATAAGACAAtgatttatattgtgttttatGATTATTCATTGTGTAATGTTCCCTTTAAATAGGGTGTAGAAATACAATGTACATGGTAAGCAAATAATCTATTCTAGGAGCAATCTTACATGTGCTAGATTTAGGTGATTGACTCCTAATTTAGGGTGATTTGATTCTAAGatatatttccttttctcaACACATATATGGGAATGGGACCAAAACAAGGCATCCATGGAATGGGCATTAGTGACTCTTTGTCCAATTCATGATCTCCACTCTTAAGCctagttttttttccttttcttttcctttttgtttttttttctactcCATGTTTGATtgggaaattattattttacttcttTGCTTTTAAATGAGTTCAATTTTTTGGAATTTATTCCTCACACTTATCTTATACTCCTATTGAAGTAGCTTTATATTTAGTACTAACTTGCGTGTTTAAATTACCTAGTGTTTCATCATTTTCATTTGACAACTGCCGGGacctaattttaataatatattaaaattatacatGCAGGATTGTCAACCTAAATAAAAGTATGTAGTGTAGATACGATGATTAATAGTAGTTTGAAGGAAATAATTTTTCAagtttactttactttttattttttcaatttgtaaAAGCTTAATCAAGGTAGCTCAAtcatttctaattaaattatagtagCTATAACTCGAGGAAATTATTTGAGATACAATGATACCAAAAAAGACCCATTATGCTTGTTTTTTCTGTATATAACTGGGCTATAGGCCCATAATTCAATGAAATTAATACCCAAGTGAAACTGGGTCGTAGGCCTACAATCTAGTGCATTAACACCCACAAAGCAGTCCCTTTGTGTACgtccaataaaattaaaattacatacaTAAAACTAGCATGATTTCCGCACAAGGATGATACAcataaatagagaaaataagaattactaataaagaaaatatttcatattaaACTAGCCGAGATTATATTTGCTATCTTTGACAATTAATCTAGGGCAAAATAAGTCACTCCATCTCACTATAAGtgagtagtatttcttttttctcattccactataagttagatttttcatttttggcaCAAAAAACATATTTACTCttactttatctactttttattatttcaatatgactaaacatcattttcttaactTCTATGCCCAAATAAAATCTCACATATAATGAGATAGAGAGTAATATTATTAGTAATTGGTTGACTAGATACAACCTGATACTTCATCTCGGGATAATGTTACGTGAGATTTGTCGTGACTCGTGAGTATTGATTTTCTCCCTTGGAAAAATTAATACTCGAGCTAATTCAGTTTCAGATAATGTATAAGACAAGTTAATCTTGATTAAAAGCTAAGATTATTTAGAATTCGTCCAACCAAAACAAGACTAATAAAACCATATCATTTCCTGTATCCAATCAAATACAACAAATGGTTAAAGTAAATTTGTCATCGAACGGACAATTTGGTAAATATATATGGCGTAAAGCATAGCTGCCTAATAGTTAGGCCCATATTTCCAAATAAAAATCAACATCCACAAAAGAAGATGGGCCCAAATCAGTATTTGTGAGATGCAGGATAGTTGATAGAGACATACGCCCAACAAGATAGGGATGCATATCAGATTATTTATTACGccatatttaataatttttaaaattgccaATTATAGCTATATATTTTCGTCAATTTGATATAATTATGACACAATcagtattattatttatatgcCCATAATGTTGGAGAATTACTCGTCATTCTCACTCACTCTTTAGAATCACCAAGTTCTAACCATTCTCTCCACCTCACCAAGTCTTTAGAATCACCAAGTCCTAACCATTCTCTCAACCTCACCAAGTCCTAACCATTCTCTCAACCTCCAAAAGGTGAtagttttcaaattttcatatacttTTCCATTCACTAAATTCATCAATTTACAAAGTAATTAGTGCTAATTTTTTCTCACTCTCTAGATGTGGAAGCTTCACTGCATGATCATTTGCTTAATGGCTGCATGTCTTCTTGCAAGCAGCCTCAGTGTTCCATTCACTGAAGTTGCTAATGCAACTCAAAGACGAGCAGGTTTATATTTATAAGTAATTTTTTCGTCCGTGAATAAATGACTTACTTTGTAGGTGATTATATACACATAATTCCATTTCAGTGTGTATGGACGGCTCACTGGCTGACTACTATTACTCGGCCGGGTCAGGAGACGGGGCCAAGAATTGGCTCCTCTTTCTCATGGTTATAATTgatttaaactatttttttcttgaaataGCATAATTTTAGGTTATGTCTGactttctttaattatataggGAGGTGGATGGTGTGATACACTGATACAGTTGATGATTGCCACAGTAAACTGAATCAATCTATAGGCAGTAGCAAATTCCAGCCATTTAAAACATTCTCGGACATTCTTAGCCCAGACAGCCAAATCAACCCgggtatatttatatatatagagaagcattaattaattaattcattttaattatatttaacatGTATCATTTTTAGATTTCTATAATTGGAATAGGATTTTCGTGGCCTATTGTGACCAATCATCATTCCTCGGTGACACCGAGTTTGATGGCCAAGTAAGTTAGTAATTCAAAACTTTGCAAtaactttatttaattatttattaacatGACCCGTCATGTTGTACCAGGGACCGAAACTTCAATTTCGTGGATCCAGGATTTTTGATGCTGTTGTTGACGACCTTTTGGCTAAAGGGATGGGCGTTGGAGAGAATGTAGGTTCATTTCTTTAATCAATgcaatattatttaatatttgtgaTGCATCTAATTATAGTGTATTTATTTGCAGGCTATTCTTTCTGGAATATCGGCAGGGGGGCTTGCGACTATCTTACATTGTGACGGCTTTCGAGCACGTCTCCCCGATGTGGGCAGAGTGAAATGCCTCTCGGATGGGGGATTTTTCTTTCGAGGGTAAGAATCTCAAATTAATTACTTTTTggtgatttttcgactgctacTTGATTTGGTCTTTTTTTTGTGTTACGTGACAGAGAGAATGTCCTTAATGCCGACTACAGAGAGAAATATTTTGCCTCCGTAATTACACTCCATGTATGTATCACTTCTTTGTAAACATATGAATTTCTTCAAAACAATTTGACATATTTGATTCATAAACATCAATCTCTTATTTATCGAATACTCCACTATTGTAGAATATATCCAGCCTCCTTCCCGTGACATGCACTGAGAGAATAGATCCGAGTTTGGTAAGTGACTTAAATGATTagcattatattaaattaatagttaATATTGACAAATATTTggtagtaattaattattttgcagTGTTTCTTCCCCGAAAATCTAGTAAGAGACATTCAAACTCCAATCTTTATATTGGATAGTGCATTTGATGCATATCAGGTATGTAACTAAGTAGAATAATTTCTATAAACAGTAGtaataattttgataaatataatGCGAATTTCATACTTATTTGTTTTAGGTGAGATTACGTTTGGTACCACCACTTTCTGATGACCGCATAAGATGGGATTTGTGCTTGGGGAATATCAGTACTTGTACAAGTACGGATAAACAATTAATAACTGGTACACTAATCTATATTTTTTGTTCTACAAGCTTgaagtaatattttttattagacaaaactaattaaataattgatttttggAAACAGATTTTGGGGGTGCATTTTTAAAAGCCGTTAGAGAGATCTCAAATAATCCAACAATAGGCATGTTTATACATGCATGCCTCATTCACACTGTCTTAATTGATGGACGTTTTTGGACCCCCAATTCAACCATCAAATTGGGAAATTTGGTGAGTGCTCCACTTTATAATTCTGATAGAAATTGATTTtcttttactattatttaatgTTTGAGAAAATGTTAATTTTACTTCTTTCCTTTCAAATATTTGCAGAGCATACAAGAGGCCTTTGCAAATTGGTACTTTGACAGAGAACCAGTTAGACTTATTACTACCGCTAATTTTTTAGAGATATGTACTAAGAAAAAAATGTTATGATCCAATGAATTATGCAATATGCACAGTTTTCTATAAATCAGG
This region includes:
- the LOC121746197 gene encoding pectin acetylesterase 8-like, with product MGVGENAILSGISAGGLATILHCDGFRARLPDVGRVKCLSDGGFFFRGENVLNADYREKYFASVITLHNISSLLPVTCTERIDPSLCFFPENLVRDIQTPIFILDSAFDAYQVRLRLVPPLSDDRIRWDLCLGNISTCTSTDKQLITDFGGAFLKAVREISNNPTIGMFIHACLIHTVLIDGRFWTPNSTIKLGNLSIQEAFANWYFDREPVRLITTANFLEICTKKKML